In one window of Octopus bimaculoides isolate UCB-OBI-ISO-001 chromosome 20, ASM119413v2, whole genome shotgun sequence DNA:
- the LOC128250334 gene encoding uncharacterized protein LOC128250334 — protein sequence MHRAGGEFADEKYRQTSPVVALGHSCQTCVPCTEKRWDQHGWTHKHQRRIEEKQHREKQQKKKISHEIFEHHETCQFIAEVWSGIASTILLTYHVYMSCRLFHKNNESSFGFDRLT from the exons ATGCACAGAGCTGGAGGAGAATTTGCTGATGAGAAATATCGACAAACGTCACCAGTTGTAGCCCTG GGACATTCATGTCAAACCTGTGTTCCTTGTACAGAGAAACGCTGGGACCAACATGGCTGGACACACAAACATCaaagaagaatagaagaaaaacaacatcgGGAAAAG caacagaaaaaaaaaatttctcatgaAATATTTGAACACCATGAAACTTGTCAGTTTATAGCAGAAGTCTGGTCCGGCATTGCCTCCACGATTCTACTGACCTACCATGTTTATATGTCATGCAGGTTATTTCATAAGAATAATGAGTCTTCTTTTGGATTTGATAGACTTACATGA